A window from Lactiplantibacillus pentosus encodes these proteins:
- a CDS encoding gluconokinase produces the protein MTYLIGTDLGTTSTKSVLYDHQGHVIASANVGYPLYHDTVTTAEEDPQEIWQAVQATIHQVSAGIATDEIEGMAFSSAMHSLILLDANKQPLTRVITWADNRAAADAATLKAQPLGQQLYEMTGTPIHPMSPLVKLHWFANQQPDLLNQARYVVGIKEYIIYLMTGQLQMDYSMANATGLFNLYNFDWEPAALDYAQVTRAQLPRLVDTDAVINGLTPTAAGELGLRLATKVIMGASDGALSNLGVGADEPGVAAITIGTSGAVRVMTKQPYLDPEGRLFCYYVAPHHWIVGGPINNGGQVFRWVRDELFVTESQVARDHQQDPYDQLTALAATVPVGAHGLLFHPYLSGERAPLWNADARGSLLGVTTTTTKADIARAVLEGIVMNLNTVLQLTTAAEPVHAIRATGGFARSSLWRQILTGVLGQPITIPSSFESSCLAAAVIGLKALGHIDDLNAIHAMIGDTETYEPNAANHQMYHQHQVVFDHVTAQLAPLYHEIATLNR, from the coding sequence ATGACTTACCTAATCGGAACTGATTTAGGAACTACAAGTACCAAGTCGGTCTTATATGACCATCAAGGCCACGTCATTGCCAGCGCAAACGTCGGCTACCCACTCTATCACGATACCGTGACAACTGCGGAAGAAGACCCGCAAGAAATCTGGCAGGCCGTTCAAGCCACGATTCACCAAGTAAGTGCCGGGATTGCCACCGACGAGATCGAAGGGATGGCCTTCTCCTCAGCAATGCACAGTCTGATTTTATTAGACGCCAATAAGCAACCGCTTACGCGCGTAATTACCTGGGCAGACAATCGGGCCGCTGCGGATGCCGCTACCTTAAAAGCCCAACCGCTCGGCCAGCAACTCTATGAGATGACCGGGACCCCGATTCATCCGATGAGTCCACTAGTCAAATTACACTGGTTTGCCAACCAGCAACCAGACTTATTGAACCAAGCCCGCTACGTTGTCGGCATCAAAGAATACATCATCTACTTAATGACGGGACAGTTGCAGATGGATTATTCGATGGCCAACGCGACCGGCCTCTTCAACTTGTATAACTTTGACTGGGAACCCGCCGCCCTCGACTACGCTCAAGTGACGCGGGCCCAACTCCCACGGTTAGTTGATACGGATGCGGTGATCAACGGCTTGACGCCGACTGCTGCTGGTGAGCTAGGGTTACGTTTGGCCACCAAAGTCATCATGGGGGCTAGCGATGGCGCACTCTCTAACTTGGGCGTTGGCGCCGATGAACCCGGCGTTGCCGCAATCACGATTGGGACATCCGGCGCCGTACGGGTCATGACGAAACAACCTTACTTAGACCCTGAAGGCCGGCTCTTCTGTTACTACGTGGCCCCGCATCACTGGATCGTCGGCGGCCCCATCAACAACGGTGGTCAAGTCTTCCGCTGGGTCCGCGATGAATTGTTTGTCACGGAATCACAAGTGGCACGCGACCACCAACAAGATCCCTACGACCAGTTGACAGCGCTTGCGGCCACCGTTCCCGTTGGTGCGCACGGCCTGTTATTCCACCCCTATTTGAGTGGCGAACGGGCCCCACTGTGGAACGCGGATGCGCGCGGTTCACTGCTCGGTGTGACGACGACCACGACAAAGGCCGACATTGCACGCGCCGTACTCGAAGGCATCGTCATGAATTTGAACACCGTGCTCCAACTGACGACCGCTGCCGAACCGGTCCATGCGATTCGCGCCACGGGTGGCTTTGCCCGCTCTAGTCTCTGGCGTCAAATTTTAACCGGTGTCCTCGGCCAACCCATCACGATTCCAAGCAGCTTTGAAAGTTCTTGTCTGGCCGCTGCCGTGATTGGATTGAAAGCCCTTGGACACATTGATGATTTAAACGCGATCCACGCGATGATTGGAGATACTGAAACTTATGAGCCCAACGCAGCCAATCATCAAATGTATCACCAACACCAAGTCGTTTTCGACCACGTGACTGCGCAACTCGCGCCACTGTATCACGAAATCGCAACTCTTAATCGTTAG
- the gnd gene encoding phosphogluconate dehydrogenase (NAD(+)-dependent, decarboxylating) — MKLGLIGLGKMGMNLALNMQDNGHTAVGMDLNPDNLQLAAQQGIATATDLADLVAQLPSPRIIWIMVPAGKATDSVISQLADSLSAGDIVLDGGNSHYQDSIRHGEQLGAQHINFLDVGTSGGQAGARHNGNFMIGGDSATFKVVEPLFQAIAAPDGYLYTGPVGSGHYLKMVHNGIEYGMMAAIGEGFDVLQHSQFTYDNAAVAKMWNNGSVIRSWLMELAQDAFSKDGNLDDIKGVMHSSGEGRWTLDTALDQQVATPVIAMALMMRYRSTTDDTFTGKVVAALRNEFGGHAVDHE, encoded by the coding sequence ATGAAATTAGGATTGATTGGTTTAGGTAAAATGGGCATGAACTTGGCACTCAACATGCAAGACAATGGACACACGGCAGTCGGGATGGACCTTAACCCCGACAACTTACAACTGGCGGCCCAACAAGGCATCGCGACGGCGACGGACTTAGCTGATTTAGTCGCACAACTGCCATCTCCTCGCATCATCTGGATCATGGTGCCAGCTGGCAAGGCCACGGATAGTGTCATCAGTCAGCTCGCCGATAGCCTGAGTGCCGGTGATATCGTCTTAGACGGTGGCAATTCCCACTACCAAGATAGCATCCGCCATGGTGAACAACTCGGTGCACAACACATCAACTTTTTAGATGTCGGGACTTCTGGTGGTCAAGCTGGTGCTCGCCACAACGGTAACTTTATGATTGGTGGCGATTCCGCGACATTCAAAGTCGTTGAACCGCTATTTCAAGCAATCGCAGCACCCGATGGATACTTGTACACCGGCCCAGTTGGTAGCGGTCACTACTTGAAGATGGTTCACAATGGGATTGAGTATGGTATGATGGCAGCAATAGGTGAAGGCTTTGATGTTTTACAGCATAGTCAATTCACTTATGACAACGCTGCTGTCGCCAAGATGTGGAACAACGGCTCCGTCATCCGCAGTTGGCTCATGGAACTCGCCCAAGACGCCTTCAGTAAGGACGGTAACTTGGACGACATCAAAGGGGTCATGCATTCATCCGGCGAAGGTCGCTGGACGCTAGACACCGCCCTCGACCAACAAGTGGCCACGCCGGTGATTGCCATGGCACTGATGATGCGCTACCGCTCTACCACGGATGATACCTTTACGGGTAAAGTTGTTGCCGCATTACGCAACGAATTTGGCGGCCACGCTGTCGACCACGAATAG